The Fulvivirga ligni genome window below encodes:
- a CDS encoding response regulator transcription factor has protein sequence MNKVLLVDRSPLVHLGYERLLQYHTDLTVAGNLYDLENISPFMESQQVKLTILEYDPDCITPSLCAAILKKNWSEHIILCCENMDQISLKQFYDVGVKALLHKNASVHEISQAIEQCLLGRKFYSHQFMDLLLGQKSDSTLTPREKEVLKLVAKGESTKSIAVDLNLSVHTVNSHRKNIIRKLSIQSPVEFVTHAIDLQLM, from the coding sequence ATGAATAAGGTGTTGTTGGTAGATCGTTCTCCGCTTGTCCATTTGGGGTATGAGCGTCTACTACAATACCATACTGATCTCACTGTTGCTGGTAATTTATATGATTTAGAGAATATTTCTCCATTCATGGAGTCACAGCAGGTAAAATTAACCATCCTGGAATACGATCCTGACTGCATCACTCCTTCCCTTTGCGCTGCCATCTTAAAGAAAAACTGGTCAGAGCACATTATCCTATGCTGCGAGAATATGGATCAAATAAGCTTGAAGCAATTCTATGATGTTGGTGTAAAAGCACTGTTGCACAAAAACGCATCTGTTCATGAGATAAGTCAGGCCATTGAGCAATGTTTACTGGGAAGAAAATTCTATTCTCATCAATTTATGGACTTACTATTAGGGCAAAAATCTGACTCTACTCTGACTCCAAGAGAGAAAGAAGTACTGAAACTGGTAGCCAAGGGAGAAAGTACCAAAAGCATTGCGGTGGATTTGAACCTAAGTGTTCATACCGTAAATTCTCATAGAAAGAACATAATCAGAAAACTATCCATCCAGTCTCCAGTAGAGTTTGTCACTCACGCCATTGATCTACAATTGATGTGA